Proteins from a genomic interval of Nostoc sp. TCL240-02:
- a CDS encoding Hsp70 family protein — protein sequence MAIAIDFGTSNTVIARWNPVTQQPETLTLPGLSIKQSLNPPLIPSLVYVEDATQNKVLVGQQVRDRGFDLKGETRFFRSFKRGIGADIQGFLPELDGQIVTFEQVGQWFLTKVIEELAPLEGGLDSLVLTVPVDSFEAYRHWLGNVCQSLPVEQVRMLDEPTAAALGYGLADQEILLVIDFGGGTLDLSLIRLDQGVQATTKPLGFLLKWGNKSLAEDSKQKVKTARVLAKAGQNLGGTDIDNWLVDYFAKTQELAVSPLTTRLAERVKIQLSTQNQASEVYFDDETFESYELELNRDIFDNILKEHAFFELLDESMTTLLQQAKRQGIELPDINAVLLVGGTVQLPAVQTWIKQYFEPEKIRCERPFEAIAQGALQLAQGIQIKDFLYHSYGIRYWDRRNQRHKWHSLIKAGQAYPMSQPVELVLGASLENQLSIELIMGELGADTGNTEVYFDGDRLITRRLDNNETSVKPLNDQEGARTIAQLKPAGYPGSDRIKILFQVDEQRFLRITVEDLLTNDTLLENQLVAQLS from the coding sequence ATGGCGATCGCAATCGATTTTGGTACTAGCAACACAGTCATTGCTCGTTGGAACCCCGTAACCCAGCAGCCAGAAACCCTGACTCTACCAGGTTTATCAATCAAACAAAGTCTCAATCCACCACTGATTCCCAGCTTGGTTTATGTTGAAGACGCAACCCAAAATAAAGTCTTAGTCGGTCAACAAGTACGCGATCGCGGTTTTGACCTCAAAGGCGAAACGCGATTTTTCCGCAGCTTCAAGCGGGGTATTGGTGCAGATATCCAAGGTTTCTTACCCGAATTAGATGGGCAAATTGTCACTTTTGAGCAAGTAGGGCAATGGTTCCTTACCAAAGTAATTGAAGAACTAGCGCCTCTGGAAGGTGGGTTAGATTCTCTCGTGTTAACCGTACCTGTGGACAGCTTTGAAGCCTATCGTCACTGGTTGGGAAACGTTTGCCAATCCCTTCCCGTCGAACAGGTGCGGATGCTGGATGAACCCACAGCCGCAGCCTTGGGTTATGGTTTAGCAGATCAAGAAATTCTCTTGGTAATTGACTTCGGCGGCGGTACTTTAGATTTGTCCCTTATCCGGTTGGATCAAGGCGTGCAAGCAACTACAAAGCCGTTGGGATTTCTCCTCAAGTGGGGTAATAAGTCTCTAGCTGAAGATTCAAAACAAAAAGTTAAAACTGCCCGTGTCCTGGCGAAAGCTGGGCAAAACCTAGGCGGTACTGATATTGATAATTGGTTAGTAGATTACTTTGCCAAAACTCAAGAGTTGGCGGTAAGTCCCTTGACAACACGATTGGCAGAACGAGTAAAAATTCAGCTATCAACCCAAAACCAGGCTAGTGAAGTTTATTTTGATGATGAAACATTTGAAAGTTATGAATTGGAATTAAACCGCGACATTTTTGATAATATCCTCAAAGAACACGCATTTTTTGAGTTATTGGATGAATCGATGACGACACTGTTGCAGCAAGCAAAACGCCAAGGGATAGAACTTCCTGATATTAATGCCGTTTTGTTAGTTGGTGGAACAGTGCAATTACCAGCAGTGCAGACATGGATAAAACAGTATTTTGAGCCAGAAAAAATCCGTTGCGAACGTCCATTTGAAGCGATCGCTCAAGGTGCATTACAGTTAGCTCAAGGGATACAAATCAAAGACTTTCTGTATCATAGTTATGGTATTCGCTACTGGGATCGCCGCAATCAACGCCACAAATGGCATTCTCTAATTAAAGCTGGACAGGCATATCCAATGAGTCAGCCAGTGGAATTAGTTCTAGGTGCTTCTTTGGAAAATCAGCTTAGTATTGAACTAATTATGGGAGAATTGGGAGCAGATACAGGTAATACCGAAGTTTATTTTGATGGCGATCGCTTAATTACTCGCCGTCTGGATAATAATGAAACCAGCGTCAAGCCTCTCAACGATCAAGAAGGCGCAAGAACAATTGCTCAACTGAAACCAGCAGGATATCCTGGAAGCGATCGCATCAAAATTCTCTTTCAAGTTGATGAACAACGCTTTTTGCGAATCACCGTTGAAGACTTGTTAACGAATGACACGCTTTTGGAAAATCAACTTGTGGCACAGTTGAGTTAG
- a CDS encoding CYTH domain-containing protein produces the protein MAKEIERKFLVKGDSWRGLVEGSVYRQGYIATQDKAAVRIRIVGEKSYLTIKGPSIKYSRLEFEYPIPVEDAQEMLEALCERPFIEKIRYKIQSGGLIWEIDEFDGVNKGLILAEVELNDENQQIELPSWIGQEVSDDSRYFNSNLVKHPFSQW, from the coding sequence ATGGCGAAAGAAATAGAGCGGAAATTTTTAGTGAAAGGAGATAGCTGGAGAGGATTAGTTGAAGGTAGTGTATATCGTCAAGGATATATTGCCACACAAGACAAAGCGGCTGTACGCATACGTATAGTAGGGGAAAAGAGTTATTTGACTATTAAAGGCCCCAGTATAAAATATTCGAGATTAGAGTTTGAGTATCCTATTCCTGTTGAAGATGCTCAAGAAATGCTTGAGGCATTATGTGAACGTCCCTTTATAGAAAAAATCAGATATAAAATCCAATCGGGTGGTTTGATTTGGGAAATAGATGAGTTTGATGGTGTTAATAAAGGATTAATCTTGGCAGAAGTTGAACTGAATGATGAAAATCAACAAATTGAACTACCAAGTTGGATTGGACAAGAAGTTTCTGATGATTCTAGATATTTCAACAGCAATTTAGTAAAACACCCTTTTTCACAATGGTAA
- a CDS encoding transposase, which produces MRVLHRKGIVSTFSTNGIKRHLAVDTLGFPFFTHCTKANVSDDRGLIEMLTKNIDYFQSKPVNIPKITILLDHGYHPEYLREELEKVYPQMMTKIRFELSAKPSKQQNKELGKSGFVPVAARWVIERSNAWIERCKILVKNFERTLDNATAKVNLCFIRLMLQRLAASS; this is translated from the coding sequence ATGCGAGTATTACATCGAAAGGGTATTGTTTCTACTTTCTCGACAAATGGCATTAAAAGACATCTAGCCGTTGATACCCTGGGGTTTCCCTTCTTTACTCATTGCACTAAAGCAAATGTATCTGATGATAGGGGTTTGATTGAGATGTTGACTAAAAACATTGATTATTTCCAGTCAAAACCCGTCAATATTCCCAAAATCACCATTCTGCTAGACCACGGTTATCACCCTGAGTATTTGAGGGAGGAGCTAGAAAAAGTTTATCCCCAAATGATGACGAAAATCAGGTTTGAACTTTCGGCAAAACCATCAAAACAACAAAACAAAGAATTAGGGAAATCTGGGTTTGTTCCGGTTGCCGCGAGGTGGGTAATTGAACGGTCAAATGCTTGGATTGAGAGATGCAAAATTCTCGTTAAGAACTTTGAGAGAACTCTAGATAATGCAACTGCCAAGGTTAATCTTTGTTTCATTCGGCTAATGCTTCAGAGGCTTGCAGCCTCTTCTTAG
- the mazG gene encoding nucleoside triphosphate pyrophosphohydrolase: MTNTSDYLGSARHESLSTSDKVETLAALQELIEVVAKLRSPNGGCPWDLAQTAETLTPYVIEEAYEVVDAIKSGDQKAIAEELGDLLLQVVLQAQIASESGQFSLKEITQGISQKLIRRHPHVFGDVSVASVDEVRQNWEQIKAAEKGEPSPDAQKLSSKLGRYGRTLPPLTAAMKISQKAAAIGFEWENIQGVWDKFHEELGEFEQALADETPARQQAELGDLLFAVIQLARWHNLDPSAGLQGTNQRFVQRLEKMEAVCDRPLSDYSLDELENLWQQAKAQLAKEGS; this comes from the coding sequence ATGACAAATACTTCGGATTACCTCGGCTCCGCTCGGCACGAGTCGCTCAGTACAAGTGACAAAGTTGAGACTTTGGCAGCTTTGCAGGAATTGATTGAGGTGGTGGCGAAATTGCGATCGCCTAATGGTGGTTGTCCGTGGGATTTGGCGCAAACTGCCGAAACGCTTACGCCTTATGTGATTGAAGAAGCTTATGAGGTGGTGGATGCAATTAAGAGTGGGGATCAGAAGGCGATCGCAGAAGAATTAGGCGATTTATTATTACAGGTGGTATTGCAAGCCCAAATCGCTAGCGAATCTGGACAATTTTCTCTCAAAGAAATAACTCAGGGGATTTCCCAAAAGTTGATTCGCCGTCATCCTCATGTGTTTGGTGATGTGTCAGTAGCCAGTGTGGATGAGGTGCGGCAAAATTGGGAACAAATCAAAGCTGCGGAAAAAGGCGAACCATCCCCAGACGCGCAAAAACTTAGTTCTAAACTCGGTCGTTATGGGCGCACCCTTCCCCCATTGACAGCAGCGATGAAGATTTCTCAAAAGGCTGCTGCTATTGGGTTTGAATGGGAAAATATTCAGGGCGTTTGGGATAAGTTTCATGAAGAATTGGGGGAATTTGAACAGGCTTTAGCTGATGAAACTCCAGCGCGACAACAAGCAGAATTAGGCGATTTACTCTTTGCAGTTATTCAGCTAGCCCGTTGGCATAATCTTGATCCTAGTGCTGGTTTGCAAGGTACAAATCAGCGATTTGTCCAGCGATTAGAAAAAATGGAGGCAGTTTGCGATCGCCCCCTTTCTGATTACAGTTTGGATGAGTTAGAAAATTTGTGGCAACAGGCAAAAGCCCAACTTGCCAAAGAAGGCTCATAA
- a CDS encoding metal-binding protein, translating to MPSGRTHDRITMYALPLVAGITFWQTRSSNATLLVAGGFLFGGLMFGPDLDIYSVQFQRWGFLRWIWLPYQKSLRHRSFLSHGPIIGTILRILYLGCLLAILAILVLAIAERLWNLSFTWQDLGGTLGRSLLQYDTEYIALFLGLELGAMSHSLSDWSGSAYKRVRKQGVRGLLPSGKMKKRKVTSRGTRRATVTRKSNGRTTKDK from the coding sequence ATGCCCTCTGGTCGGACGCACGATCGCATTACTATGTATGCTCTGCCGTTGGTGGCGGGCATTACTTTCTGGCAGACTCGCAGTAGCAATGCGACTTTGTTGGTTGCAGGCGGGTTTCTATTTGGAGGGCTGATGTTTGGCCCTGATTTAGATATTTACTCTGTGCAATTTCAACGCTGGGGTTTCTTGCGCTGGATTTGGCTACCTTATCAAAAAAGTCTGCGGCATCGTTCTTTTTTATCCCACGGGCCAATTATTGGCACGATTCTGCGGATACTTTATCTAGGGTGTTTGCTAGCTATCTTGGCAATTTTGGTTTTGGCAATTGCCGAAAGATTATGGAATCTGAGTTTTACTTGGCAAGATTTGGGTGGAACTTTGGGGCGATCGCTCCTGCAATATGATACTGAATATATCGCCCTGTTTTTAGGATTGGAACTTGGTGCGATGAGCCATTCTCTCAGCGATTGGAGTGGTTCGGCATATAAGCGCGTGCGAAAGCAGGGGGTTCGGGGGTTGCTTCCTAGTGGCAAAATGAAGAAGCGGAAAGTTACAAGTCGCGGTACTCGTCGAGCTACAGTTACCAGAAAGAGCAACGGCAGAACGACAAAGGACAAATGA
- the namA gene encoding NADPH dehydrogenase NamA: protein MAHLFEPFKIREVTFRNRIAVSPMCQYSSTNGYANDWHVIHLASRAVGGAGIVFTEAAAIEPRGRISPQDLGIWSDAHIETLAKTVALIHNFGAVAGIQLAHAGRKASTAKPSKGGKALDESQEGWRPLVSSSAIAFSQDSPVPEALSLEGIQEVIDAFVQGAKRSLQAGFKLVEIHAAHGYLLHQFLSPLANQRQDDYGGSFENRIRLLIEVVQAVRDVWPQTNPLWVRISATDWVDGGWDIEQSIALSDKLKSLGVDLIDTSSGGIIPGVKIPIQPGYQTQFAERIRREANIHTGAVGLITTPEQADEIIRTEVADIVLLGRELLRNPYWPHLAAKQLGHDKLWPVQYDRAWL from the coding sequence ATGGCACATCTGTTTGAACCATTCAAGATTCGTGAAGTTACCTTCCGCAACCGCATTGCTGTTTCACCCATGTGTCAATATTCCAGTACGAATGGATATGCTAATGATTGGCACGTTATTCATTTAGCTTCTCGCGCAGTAGGCGGTGCGGGTATAGTATTCACAGAAGCAGCAGCTATAGAACCGCGTGGGCGCATTAGTCCGCAAGATTTGGGAATCTGGTCAGATGCACATATAGAAACTTTAGCCAAAACTGTGGCATTGATTCATAACTTTGGCGCTGTTGCAGGTATTCAACTTGCTCATGCAGGTAGAAAGGCCAGCACTGCCAAACCCAGCAAGGGAGGGAAAGCGCTGGATGAATCTCAGGAAGGTTGGCGGCCCCTAGTTTCGAGTAGTGCGATCGCTTTTAGCCAAGATAGTCCAGTTCCAGAAGCCCTAAGTCTTGAGGGAATTCAGGAAGTTATTGATGCCTTTGTCCAAGGTGCTAAACGTTCTCTGCAAGCTGGTTTTAAGCTAGTGGAAATCCATGCTGCTCACGGTTATCTACTCCATCAATTTCTCTCACCCCTTGCTAACCAACGGCAAGATGATTATGGTGGTAGCTTTGAAAACCGGATTCGTCTACTCATAGAAGTTGTTCAAGCAGTTCGAGACGTTTGGCCCCAGACAAATCCACTCTGGGTACGTATTTCTGCTACCGATTGGGTAGATGGGGGTTGGGACATCGAGCAAAGTATCGCTTTAAGTGACAAGCTTAAATCTCTAGGAGTTGATCTCATTGATACTTCATCAGGGGGAATCATACCGGGTGTCAAGATCCCAATTCAACCTGGTTATCAGACTCAGTTTGCTGAACGCATCCGCCGCGAAGCAAATATCCATACAGGAGCCGTAGGCTTAATTACAACCCCTGAACAGGCTGACGAGATTATTCGCACAGAAGTAGCCGATATAGTGCTGTTAGGACGCGAACTACTCCGCAATCCTTACTGGCCGCATCTGGCAGCTAAACAGTTAGGACACGATAAACTCTGGCCTGTTCAATACGATCGAGCTTGGCTGTGA
- a CDS encoding VOC family protein: protein MQITQSLHTAILVTDLERSEHFYGKVLGLSKIDRSLKYAGTWYQVGNYQIHLIVAPTVPTENPNEKWGRNPHVAFSVANLDAAKQELLDHNYPIQPSASGRPALFTQDPDGNIIELSQE from the coding sequence ATGCAGATTACCCAAAGTCTCCATACAGCAATTCTTGTGACTGACTTAGAACGCTCTGAACACTTTTATGGCAAAGTATTGGGATTATCCAAAATAGATCGTTCCCTGAAATACGCTGGTACATGGTATCAAGTCGGTAACTATCAGATTCACCTAATAGTTGCACCTACTGTCCCTACCGAAAACCCCAACGAAAAATGGGGACGCAACCCTCACGTCGCTTTCTCGGTTGCTAACTTGGACGCTGCAAAACAAGAGTTGCTCGATCATAATTATCCCATTCAACCCAGCGCTTCCGGTCGCCCTGCCCTATTCACTCAAGATCCTGATGGAAATATTATTGAGTTGAGTCAGGAGTGA
- a CDS encoding transposase: MPYSSSLTDEEWEILEPLLPTILPAKKQTRPANWTKRELLDGIFYQLKNGCNWEDLPKDLPPTRLYIGITSSGGAKRSDRRIDESFTWTSA, from the coding sequence ATGCCGTACTCTAGCAGCCTAACAGACGAAGAATGGGAAATTCTCGAACCCCTACTGCCGACTATATTGCCTGCTAAGAAACAGACTAGACCCGCCAACTGGACAAAAAGAGAACTCTTAGATGGCATCTTCTATCAACTAAAGAATGGCTGCAATTGGGAAGACTTACCCAAGGACTTGCCCCCTACTCGACTGTATATTGGCATTACAAGCAGTGGCGGGGCCAAAAGGAGTGATAGAAGAATTGATGAGAGTTTTACATGGACGAGTGCGTGA
- a CDS encoding bifunctional 4-hydroxy-2-oxoglutarate aldolase/2-dehydro-3-deoxy-phosphogluconate aldolase has translation MPNEIWLSQLQKHRAIAVIRAPKIEVGEEMAMAVASGGMQLIEITWNSDRAGELISQLRSKLPACTIGTGTLFNVQQLQEAIASGAQFLFTPHVDSAMIQAAQEKDIPIIPGALTPTEIVTAWTQGASCVKVFPVQAVGGADYIKSLQGPLSQIPLIPTGGVTLENAKEFLQAGAIAVGLSGELFPKKLVTEGNWQAIASRAKNLTQQLG, from the coding sequence ATGCCTAATGAAATTTGGTTATCACAATTGCAAAAACATCGTGCGATCGCAGTCATCCGCGCTCCTAAAATCGAAGTGGGAGAGGAAATGGCGATGGCTGTAGCATCTGGGGGAATGCAGCTGATTGAGATTACCTGGAATAGCGATCGCGCTGGAGAATTAATCAGTCAACTACGCTCAAAATTACCAGCTTGTACTATTGGCACTGGTACGTTATTCAATGTGCAACAGCTACAAGAAGCGATCGCATCTGGGGCGCAATTCCTCTTCACACCCCACGTTGACTCAGCAATGATTCAAGCAGCACAAGAAAAAGATATACCTATCATCCCAGGAGCGTTGACTCCTACAGAAATTGTTACCGCTTGGACTCAGGGCGCTAGTTGTGTAAAAGTGTTTCCCGTACAAGCAGTGGGAGGGGCTGATTATATTAAAAGTTTGCAAGGGCCACTAAGTCAGATTCCCTTAATTCCTACAGGCGGTGTCACTCTGGAAAATGCTAAAGAATTTTTGCAAGCCGGAGCGATCGCTGTCGGTTTGAGCGGTGAATTATTTCCCAAAAAGCTTGTCACAGAAGGAAATTGGCAAGCGATCGCATCTAGGGCAAAAAACCTTACACAACAGTTAGGTTAA
- a CDS encoding recombinase family protein, which yields MRIIAYSYTNPLLESSPDQADWGWEVDWVYEDLGKPESSGQATRESYGHATRSQLQQLFTDCETEPADYLLIRRLEELGDTVEEISDRLHKLEAMGVAIIATEQPYTSENYPLGADLLNLLNAIQRQQRSRRIRQGHARNRLEVAPPPGKVPYGYRRGKGKYTVDRSTSPVVKDFFEHFLLYGSLRGSVRYLAKKYGKKISVTTGRRWLTNPVYRGNTAYQNGEIISNTHIPIISKEEAAQIDRLLRRNSRLPSRTASARRSLAGLVVCAECQSHLTVTRVTQRNQDKEYLYLRSTSCPQRPKCKAIPYQEVLEHTIETVCRDLPLAVAGMNFPQLDTVKNSLGQAIARQQEILAQLPALIETGILDIETAKLRAYKLRTEISALEAKLATLPPVNLRSVAQAVSIPQFWLDLSETERRFYFREFIRQIEINFQNQELKLQVIFIF from the coding sequence ATGAGAATAATTGCTTACTCTTACACCAATCCGCTATTAGAATCTTCTCCCGATCAAGCCGATTGGGGATGGGAGGTGGATTGGGTTTATGAAGATTTGGGTAAGCCAGAGTCTTCTGGACAGGCTACGCGAGAGTCCTACGGACACGCTACGCGATCACAATTACAACAATTATTTACCGATTGCGAAACTGAACCAGCAGATTATCTCTTGATTCGGCGACTGGAAGAATTAGGGGATACTGTAGAGGAAATTAGCGATCGCTTACATAAACTCGAAGCGATGGGAGTAGCGATAATCGCCACTGAACAGCCCTATACTTCCGAAAATTATCCTTTGGGTGCTGACTTGCTGAATTTGCTAAATGCAATCCAACGTCAACAACGTAGTCGTCGCATCCGTCAAGGACACGCCCGTAATCGCCTTGAGGTTGCACCACCACCCGGCAAAGTTCCCTACGGCTATCGCAGAGGTAAGGGAAAATATACTGTTGATCGCAGTACCTCACCAGTAGTCAAAGATTTTTTTGAACACTTTTTACTCTACGGTTCCCTGCGGGGTTCGGTTCGTTACTTGGCGAAAAAATACGGCAAAAAAATCTCTGTCACAACTGGGCGACGCTGGTTGACTAATCCAGTTTATCGCGGCAATACAGCTTACCAAAATGGTGAAATTATCTCTAATACACATATTCCGATAATTTCCAAAGAAGAAGCAGCCCAAATTGACCGACTTTTACGCCGTAATAGCCGTTTACCATCCAGAACTGCTAGTGCTAGGCGTTCTTTAGCTGGGTTGGTTGTTTGTGCTGAGTGTCAGTCACATCTAACAGTTACTCGTGTCACCCAACGCAATCAAGATAAGGAGTATCTTTATTTACGTTCTACTAGCTGTCCTCAACGCCCCAAGTGTAAGGCTATTCCCTACCAAGAAGTGTTGGAACATACAATTGAAACCGTTTGCCGTGACTTACCCTTAGCCGTCGCGGGGATGAATTTTCCCCAATTGGATACCGTCAAGAATAGTTTAGGACAAGCGATCGCTCGTCAGCAAGAAATACTTGCTCAGTTACCTGCTTTAATCGAAACTGGGATTTTAGATATTGAAACAGCAAAGCTAAGGGCTTACAAACTCCGCACAGAAATTTCTGCACTTGAAGCAAAGTTGGCGACTCTCCCCCCAGTTAATTTACGTTCTGTTGCTCAAGCTGTTTCCATACCACAATTTTGGTTAGATTTGTCGGAAACAGAGCGACGATTTTACTTTCGAGAATTTATCAGACAGATTGAAATTAATTTTCAGAATCAAGAATTAAAACTACAAGTTATTTTTATTTTTTAA
- a CDS encoding L,D-transpeptidase, whose product MKKLIYPDWVHRLKILLTGTVLSLSVFTTTGTSEVWANSKDQVIAQKIQTLQQSEQRWIQIDLSKQRLIAWEGDRVVYGSAISSGKKATPTLVGTFKVQSKFKTTRMQGENYNVPNVPYAMFYEGNYAIHGAYWHKRFGTPVSHGCVNIAPKHAKWLFQWASVGTPIVIQK is encoded by the coding sequence ATGAAAAAACTGATTTATCCCGACTGGGTGCATCGCTTAAAAATACTCCTTACTGGTACAGTACTGTCTTTAAGTGTTTTTACTACTACTGGAACGAGTGAAGTTTGGGCAAATTCCAAAGATCAAGTAATTGCTCAAAAAATCCAGACATTACAACAATCAGAGCAGCGCTGGATTCAAATTGACCTTTCAAAGCAACGATTAATAGCTTGGGAAGGTGACAGAGTAGTTTATGGAAGTGCTATTTCCTCTGGTAAAAAAGCTACTCCCACTCTTGTTGGTACTTTTAAGGTTCAATCTAAATTCAAAACTACGCGAATGCAGGGAGAAAACTATAATGTTCCCAACGTTCCTTATGCGATGTTTTACGAAGGTAATTATGCTATTCACGGAGCTTATTGGCATAAGAGATTTGGCACTCCAGTAAGCCACGGCTGTGTGAATATCGCACCCAAACATGCAAAATGGCTATTTCAGTGGGCATCAGTAGGGACACCGATAGTCATCCAGAAATAG
- a CDS encoding type II toxin-antitoxin system HigB family toxin encodes MHIISRKKLREFCQNYADSCDALKNWYKTANKATWNNLAQVQAVYPQAEAVGNFTVFNIKGNKYRLIVDLVYSDQIIYLKYILTHAEYDKDNWKNDPYF; translated from the coding sequence ATGCACATCATCAGTCGTAAAAAGCTGCGAGAATTTTGCCAAAATTATGCTGATTCCTGTGATGCACTTAAAAACTGGTATAAGACTGCCAATAAAGCTACATGGAATAATCTTGCCCAAGTGCAAGCAGTTTATCCTCAAGCAGAAGCTGTTGGGAATTTTACTGTTTTTAATATCAAAGGTAACAAATATCGTCTGATAGTTGATTTGGTTTATAGTGACCAAATAATTTATCTTAAATACATTTTGACGCACGCAGAATACGATAAGGATAACTGGAAAAATGACCCTTACTTTTAA
- a CDS encoding type II toxin-antitoxin system HigA family antitoxin: MTLTFNRETYASLLAKYQPKVIKTDEENEQVITLAEELSHRVNRTLEESALLDLLITLIEKYEDEHYPIGESTAHSMFLHLIEAQSVKEAELVEILGSREVVSQVMSGKQEITQEMAKVLGSFFHVDTSLFEN; the protein is encoded by the coding sequence ATGACCCTTACTTTTAACCGTGAAACTTATGCTAGTTTGCTTGCTAAATATCAACCCAAGGTTATTAAAACAGATGAGGAAAATGAGCAAGTTATTACACTAGCTGAGGAACTATCTCATCGAGTTAACCGAACTTTAGAAGAATCGGCATTATTAGACCTGTTGATCACTCTAATAGAAAAATATGAGGATGAACATTATCCAATAGGAGAATCAACGGCGCACTCTATGTTCCTCCATCTAATCGAAGCTCAGAGTGTTAAAGAAGCTGAGTTAGTAGAAATTCTTGGTTCAAGAGAGGTTGTTTCTCAAGTTATGAGTGGAAAACAAGAAATTACCCAGGAGATGGCTAAGGTGTTAGGGAGCTTTTTTCACGTTGATACTAGTTTGTTTGAGAATTAA
- a CDS encoding L,D-transpeptidase, with product MQSWIRSGGIRSSKTFCTGVALMVVALFSWSAPLAGVPASPVGDAARTGCCRHRHSTTVIAASVDENGITESNISQTSQPRLIEIDLSEQRLRAWEGKKLVYSYRISGGKRSTPTPIGRFRINSKYRTHRMRGRGYNIPDVPYTMYFYRGYAIHGAYWHNRFGTPVSHGCVNLPVKQARNVYNWASYGTLVVVHK from the coding sequence ATGCAATCCTGGATTCGTAGTGGTGGGATTCGTTCTTCCAAAACTTTTTGTACAGGCGTGGCGTTGATGGTGGTGGCTTTATTTTCTTGGTCAGCACCGTTAGCAGGCGTTCCCGCTTCTCCTGTCGGAGACGCTGCGCGAACGGGTTGCTGTAGGCATCGCCATTCTACTACAGTGATCGCTGCGTCAGTAGATGAAAATGGCATCACTGAGTCTAATATCAGCCAAACATCCCAACCTCGCTTGATTGAAATTGACCTGTCAGAACAACGGTTACGTGCATGGGAAGGCAAAAAACTTGTTTATTCATACCGTATTTCTGGAGGGAAGCGATCAACTCCCACACCCATAGGTAGATTTCGGATTAATTCTAAGTATCGCACTCATCGGATGCGAGGCAGGGGCTACAATATTCCTGATGTTCCTTACACAATGTATTTTTACAGAGGCTACGCCATCCACGGTGCTTACTGGCATAATCGTTTTGGCACTCCAGTCAGCCACGGTTGCGTAAATTTACCTGTTAAGCAAGCACGCAATGTTTACAACTGGGCTAGCTATGGGACTTTAGTAGTGGTGCATAAATAA